In Lacinutrix sp. Bg11-31, the DNA window TATGCAAGCCTTTATAATTTTATGTCTGGCGATTATTTGCAATCTGGAAGAACAACCAGTGGTATAAACGACACACCTAACGGAAATGCATATTACAACCACCAAATCAAGCTTTACACGACTACAGAAATGACTGCAGACGCCATTCATAACCTAGGTTTAAGCGAAGTAAAACGCATCCTTTTAGAAATGGAAAAGGTGAAAACGCAAGTAGGTTATAAAGGTGATATTATTTCGTTTTTTGATTACGTTAGGAACAATAAGGAATTAATGCCTTATAAAACACCTAAAGAAATTATCGATAATTTTAATGTAATTCATGAAACCATGAAACCTCAAATTGAAAAATTGTTTGACTTAAAACCAAAAACAGCTTTTGAAGTAAGACAAACCGAAAAGTTTAGAGAAGCATCGGCAAGTGCAGAGTATAATCAAGGTTCTTTAGATGGCACAAGACCTGGTGTTTTTTACACACCAATTCCAGACGCTACAAAATACAACGTATTTAGCGACGAAGCTTTATTTTTACACGAAGCCATTCCTGGGCACCATTACCAAATTTCACTACAACAAGAAGATACAGATTTACCAAAATTTAGAAAAACATTATGGTATAGTGCTTATGGAGAGGGTTGGGCTTTGTATTGCGAGTCTCTAGGTAAAGAACTTGGACTATACACAGATCCTTATCAGTATTTTGGGATGTTGGGCATGGAAATGCATCGTGCCATTCGTCTTGTTGTCGATACTGGAATACATACTAAAGGATGGACGCGAGAACAAGCCATTAAGTATTCGTTAGAAAACGAAGCAGAAAATGAAGCGAGTATTATTTCAGAAATCGAGCGTTATATGGCTAATCCTGGTCAAGCTTTATCTTATAAAATTGGCCAATTAAAAATTAGAGAATTACGTGCAAAAGCAGAGAAAACTTTAGGTAGCAAATTTAGTATAGCACAATTCCATAATCAAGTATTAGAATCTGGTTGTGTACCATTGGCATTATTAGAAACTAAGATTGATAATTGGATTGAAGCGTCTAAATAAGAGGTTTGTAATGTCTCTTAAAATGAATTAAAAAAACATACTACACATTGAAAAAGTTATTATATATACCCTGTTTTATTTTTGCATCATTTTTTTCTGAAGCACAAAACACAACTATAGTTTCTGAAACTGAAGAACCTGTTTCGTATGCAACTATTTCATTTGGCAATGGTAATGGCTTATTTGCAGATGATGCTGGGCAGTTTTATTTTACAAAAAAGCTATATAAGGATATCGATTCTTTATTTATTTCCGCGATTGGCTTTAACGATTTAAAAGTAGCAACTCAAGATTTATCTGCTATAATTAAAATGAAGTCAAGCATAAACACACTTGATGAAGTTTTTTTAAGCAAACCAAGAGGGAAGTTTAAAATTGAAAAAATAAAACCTACCGTTCACGAAGATTATTACAAATGTTGGTTGCCAACAATAGAAAGTGAAATTGCTGTATATTTTCCTAACAACTCAACTAAAACACAACGTTTATCTAGTTTACAAGTGCCTATAAAAGTAGAAGCTAAAGATTGGGATAAACGCAAAAGAAAGACCTCTAAAAAAAGACCATTCTCAACAGTGTTTAAAGTCAATTTTTACGAGAACAACAATGGCTTACCAGGTCATGTTTTAACTTACGAGAATGTCGTTTTTATTGCAAACGAAAAAAACGAAAAAATTTTAGAAGTCAATGTAACCGAATATGATATTTACATGCCTAAAAATGGGATATTTGTTTCGCTTCAAGTATTAGGTTATACAGATGCAAAAGGAAAACTACTACCAAATAAAAAATACCAAGAAATTAAAACAAAACGTGGTATTGTAAAAGTACCCACTACGTTTAGACCACTCTTACCTTTTACAGATGAGATTGCAGAAAAAAGAACGTTTGTAAGACGTATTTTTCTTAATGGTGGGCAATGGACGCTTTTCGATAAACAGAATGTCGAAAAATCTAACTTACTAAAAGCAGGCTTAAACAATTACGGATTAGGCTTAAATCTAGAAGTTTACAAAGAAGATTAATTCAAATTACAGCTTTTCTAATAGCCATTATTTCTTCATTTAAAAAATGAAAAAAAAGGGCTTGTCCATTCATATTTAATTCTTACTTTTATTTATATGACTGAAGTAGAAATCGAAAAAGAAAATGCTGCAATTGCAAAAGCCTATAAAGACCTATTAAAGGTTAGTTATACGTCGTTAACTGATGACGATAAAAAACTAATTCGTAAAGCCTTTGAGGTTGCTGTAGATGCACATAAAACACAGCGTAGAAAAAGTGGTGAAGCTTATATATTTCATCCTATTGCTGTAGCGTGCATTGTGGCTTCAGAAATAGGAATGGATGCAACTTCTATTGCTGCTGCTCTACTTCATGATGTTGTTGAAGATAGTGATGATTACACAGTAAAGGACATTGAAGAATTATTTGGTAAAACCGTTGCAAGAATTGTTGATGGTTTAACAAAAATTTCATCTTTAAGTAAGGAGAAAGACATGGACGTGTCGCTTCAAGCAGAGAATTTTAGAAAAATGCTGCTCACGCTTAATGATGATGTACGTGTGATTATTATTAAAATTGCCGATAGACTCCACAACATGCAAACCATGGATTCTATGCGTCCAGATAAGCAGGAGAAAATTGCAAGCGAAACACTATATATTTATGCGCCTTTAGCACATAGAATTGGACTCTATAATATTAAAACAGAACTAGAAGATTTAAGTTTAAAATATACAGAGCCAGAGATTTATAACGAAATTTTACATAAAACAAAAGAAAGTAAGCAAGAGCAAGACGCTTACATTCAGGAGTTTAATAGCGTTATAAAAACATCTTTAGATAAAGAAAAATTAAATTATGAAATAAAAGGACGTCCAAAATCTATTTTTTCTATTAAACGAAAAATGGAAAAACAAGGCGTTTCTTATGATGAGGTATACGATAAATTTGCTGTTAGAATTATTTACAGATCTGATAAGGAAAACGAAAAATTTCTAGCTTGGAAAATATATTCAGTAGTAACAGATCACTTTAGACCAAATCCAACGCGATTACGAGATTGGATATCTTCGCCTAAATCTACAGGTTACGAAGCTCTCCATATTACAGTAATGGGACCTAAAGGACGTTGGGTAGAAGTACAAATTAGAAGTGAGCGCATGAACGAGATTGCCGAAAAAGGCTATGCTGCGCACTATAAGTACAAAAACAACGACGATAAAGAAGATAATTTAGATATGTGGATTAATAGGCTTCAAGAAGCGCTAGAAAACCACTCTACAAATGCTGTTGATTTTGTAGAGCAATTTAAACTTAATCTTTATTCTAAAGAAATATTTGTTTTTACTCCTAAAGGAGATTTAAAATCGTTGCCAAAAGGCGCAACTCCTTTAGATTTCGCGTTTAGTATTCATACAGAAGTTGGTATGAAAACACGAGGAGCCAAAGTAAATGGTAAGCTTGTGCCTTTAAGCCATGAACTTAATAGTGGAGATCAAGTAGATATTTTAACAAGTGAGAATATAAAGCCTAACCCTAATTGGCTGGATTATGCTACAACCTCTCGCGCACGAGGTAAAATAAAATCGTTATTACGTGAAGATGAAAAGATTGTTGCCGAAGATGGTAAAGAGATTTTACGCAGAAAACTAAAGCAACTTAAAATTACGCTCGATGAAAAATCGGTTAACGAAATGGTTAGCCACTTCAAGCTTAAAACAAGTTTAGACTTATTTTATCGTGTTGGAATTGGAACCATTAGTAACCCAATGCTTAAAGATTATGCTGCTTCTCGAAGTAATGCTTTGGTTAGTTTTATTAAGAATAAAATGAATCGAAAAAATTCGATTTCAAAAGAAGATCTCGAAAAAGACGAAATTACAAGCAGCTACGACATGCTTGTTTTTGGTAAAGAGGAGGAAACCTTAGATTATAAACTAGCAACTTGTTGCAATCCCATTCCTGGTGATCCTGTTTTTGGTTTTCTTACTATTAATGAAGGCATTAAAGTGCATAAGAAAAATTGTCCAAATGCGTTAAGTATGCAATCTAATTATGCATATAGAATTATGCTTGCCAAATGGATAGACTCTTCTAAACAAGAATACTATGCAAATATTAACCTTTCTGGAATAGATAACTTAGGGCTAGTAAATGATATTACTAAAATTATTTCAGAAAATATGCATGTAAACATGACGAGTATTAGTTTTCAAAGTAATCATGGTGTTTTCTCTGGGAAAATTAATGTGAGTGTTAAAAACAAAACTTTACTTAAAAAATTAATGGATAACTTGAAGAAAATTAATGGTATCGAGAAGGTATCAAGAGCATAAAATCATCCTTGTTAATAACTGCTTGATAACACGTTATTCTATCTCTTAAAATTGTAGAATTACCCCAAAAAAATATGTAAATTTGTTTCTTAAATTATGAGCACAAATACAGATACTAAAAATCAAGAGATTGTAAAAAATGTTTTTACAGTTTTTTTAGAAGGTAATGGTCACAGAAAAACACCTGAACGTTACGCTATACTTCAAGAGATTTACAATAACAAAGAACATTTTGATATTGAATCTTTGTATTTAAAAATGAAGAATAAAAAGTATCGTGTAAGTCGTGCTACGCTTTATAATACCATAGAATTACTTTTAGACTGTGGTTTGGTTCGTAAACACCAATTTGGAAAAAACCAAGCACATTACGAAAAATCGTATTTCGATAAGCAACACGATCATGTTATTTTAACAGATACAGGTGAAGTTATTGAGTTTTGCGATCCAAGAATACAATCCATAAAAAAAACAATAGAAGAGGTTTTTGATATCACAATCACTAACCACTCGCTCTATCTTTATGGTACAAAAAATAAAACAGAAGACAACTAAAAAAAACTTACTATAATGGCAGTAGATTTACTACTAGGTTTACAATGGGGAGACGAAGGCAAAGGTAAAATTGTTGATGTATTAACCAAGAATTACAACATTATCGCACGCTTTCAAGGTGGCCCAAATGCAGGGCATACTCTTAAATTTGATGGTATAAAACATGTGCTTAGAACGATTCCTTCTGGAATTTTTCATAAAGAGTCTATGAATATTATTGGAAATGGCGTTGTTGTCGATCCTGTAGTTTTTATAAAAGAATTAGAAGGTTTAGATCAATTTGATATTGATTATAAAGCAAAACTAATTGTTTCGCGTAAAGCGCATTTAATTTTACCAACACATCGTTTATTAGATGCTGCAAGTGAAGCTTCTAAAGGAAAAGCTAAAATTGGTTCTACTTTAAAAGGTATTGGTCCAACTTACATGGATAAAACGGGTAGAAACGGTATTCGCGTTGGGGATTTAGAAATGCCAGATTGGAAAGAAAAATACAGAGCTTTAGCGAATAAGCATGAAGCAATGATTGCTTTCTACAATGTAGATGTGCAATATGATTTAGAAGAAATGGAAGTTGAATTTTTCGAGTCTGTAGAAAGATTAAGAGAATTACAATTTATAGATAGTGAAGCTTATTTACACCAAGCGCTAAAAGATGGCAAAACGATACTAGCAGAAGGTGCTCAAGGCTCTCTTTTAGATATTGACTTTGGAACGTATCCATTTGTTACATCTTCTAATACAACAGCTGCTGGAGCTTGTACAGGGTTAGGTATTGCACCAAACCAAATAAAAGAAGTCTTTGGTATTTTTAAAGCTTACACTACACGTGTTGGTTCTGGACCTTTTCCTACTGAGTTATTTGATGCAGATGGTGAAGAAATGGCAAGAGTAGGTCAAGAATTTGGAGCTGTAACAGGTAGAGCAAGACGTTGTGGTTGGCTAGATTTAGTAGCCTTAAAATACACATGTCGTGTTAATGGTGTTACACAATTAATGATGATGAAAAGTGATGTGCTTTCTGGTTTTAAAACCCTAAAAGTAGCAACCGCTTATAAATATAAAGGTGAAACTATCGAACACTTACCGTTTAATATCGAGCCAGAAAACGTAGAACCAGTTTATACCGAATTTAGTGGTTGGAGTGAAGACTTAACAGGAATGAACGCCTACGCGCAACTACCTAAAGCATTAAACGAGTATATAGAGTTTCTTGAAAAAGAATTAGAAATTCCTATTACAATTGTTTCTGTTGGTCCAGATAGAAAGCAAACTATTTTTAGAGATTAATTAATTTCTAAAAAATAACACATAAAACCTATCAACTTTTAATTAAGAGGATAGGTTTTTTTATGCAAAATCATTACGGATTTCAACTTGTTTTTTTGAATAGAAAGCGACACAATAAGACACAAAAAAAACCATTCAAAGTAATTTGAATGGTTTTAAAATTTCAATTTAATAGTAATCTATAAAAGCTTATTTCTGCTTAATAAATTTAATTGTTTTACTTGCGTTTTCTGTATATAGGTTAAGAAAGTAAACTCCAGCTTCTAACTCACTAACGTTAATAGTTTCTAAGTTGTTTGCAGCAGTTATAACTTTTTGTCCTGCAATATTATAGACCTCAATACTTTTTAAGTCGTTCTTTAAACCTTTAATATTAACAACGTCCATTGCTGGGTTAGGAAATATTGAAACACCAACTAATTCTGCAGTTGGAGCACTTAAAGTAGTTGCATCATAAGCAAACATAACATCTCCTGTTTGGCCAATATAACCATTTGAAGATCCATCGGCAAGATTACCACTTGTAGTTGCTATAAAAAAGCTTTTAAAAATATCTTGTGATGCAGTTGTTAATGCACCATTTTCTAAAAGAGAAACAGCTCCAGTATCAGGTGGGCCAAGAACATCAAAAGTAGCTAAGACTATAGGTGTTCCTATTGTATGGGCAACCAAAGTAATATCTTGTACAAGATTAAATACAGTTGCATCATTTCCAGGTCCTGGCGCAGGTGCTCCATCTAAGTTTGTATAAACACCTGTAGTATAGGTTCCTATTCCAGAAACATTTGCTACTGTAGCACCATCTGGTAACATAATAGTGAAATTATGGTCATTCACAATTGGATGTGGTGCAGTAGAATTAAAATCTGGCACTACGGCTACAGAGAATTCAGCTACGTCATTTTGAATTAATGTAAATTCATAAGATTGAGCCTGTATGCTTAAACTTAATACTAGCGTTAATAAGAGTAATATTCTTTTCATTGTTTTATTATTTAATATTTGTTGTTTGTCTTTAGTTAGCTCCACCTGGTAATTGTTGTATAAAAACGTATGTAGCTGCTGGTGGTCCTCCAAATACTGAATTTGAAGAATTATTAAATATGTTATTTCTTATATTTGGAACATCACTGTTTGCTCCAGAATACACTGTTAAACCTTCCATATTAACATCTGTACCAAAATAACCTATAGATTGATAGGTAGCTGCTGGTGGTCCTCCAAATACAGAATTATTTGGATCATTAAACACATGACTACGTATTGACGGTATGTCTGAGAATGTTCCAGAGTAATTTAATCTTCCATCTCCATTAGTATCTCCAGCCCATAGTGCTACAACACCACTTGGCATCCCAAATGTTGTTTGTGCATTTGTACCAAAAGTAACTTGATTGTTTGCATCTGTAAAATCTACGGTTAACAATGTGCTAGACAAAGCTACTGTGTTTGCTGTCATGATACCTAAGTGGTTTCTATGCTTTACAACTACATAATAGTTTTTAGCAGCGACATTAAATTCTAAATCTGAAATACCATCTACGCTTACTATATCTCCATCTCTTTGTAATAACGCAGATTGGTTAGCGATTACATTAATATTATCGTTCTCATCGCGAAGCTCTACAAAAATCCAATCTACAATATCGTCTGTGTCTAAACCTGTTCCAGAAGTTCCACCTGTATTAAATACAGAAGGTACACATGTTAAAGTATCACTATATGGTGATGTTGTTGGTAAAAAACCTGCACGTAAATCGTCACGCATTAAACCATTGGTACTGTTTAATAAAGCACCTTGTAAAAAAGCAATTGTATTAACCTTTATACCTAATACAATATTTGGTTGGTGAAAACCTTGGTTTAAAGTTGTTGTACCATTTGTAATAGAAGTTACAGCCAGTTCTCCAACAGTAAAATCTAAAGACACTGTGCCATTAGATAGCGTTTCTCCAGAGACTCCTATAACTTGTCTTTCTATACTTTGTGCTTGAGAAAAACAAAAGAATAAACAGAATATTACTTTTAATGTTGTTTTCATTTCTTTTTATTTTTTTAATAATTGCCTCTCTTAAAAGAGAGGCAATTGTGTGATTAAAATTTAATGCTAAAGACATTATTTAAATACATCTGTAACTATTAAATATAAGACCAAATAACATTAGTGTGATACTACAATCCATTTAGCAATAGCAGAATGATAAATTATTTTAATAGAATCACCTGAATTTAATATAGTAGTTGGAGTTGAAGCACCTGTAACAATAATTGGTCCAGATACAGTACAAGTAGTTCCAGTATTATTCGATATAATTAATACTCGACCTTGAGCAGGCATTGCAGGTAAAGTTACAGTTACTGAAGCTGAGAGTACACTCATAATATAATCAGTAGCCGTGACATTATAATTTCCACCAACATTTAATATAGTTAAGCCTTTATACTGTGCTCCAGTTCCAGATGCTGCTGCTGGTGCTGCCCATGTTGCATTACCTGACGCATCAGAAGTTAATACTTTACCTGCTCCTTGCGTACCATCTACTATTTTTACTGTTCCTGCTACATCTAAAACTGCCGTTGGTGAAGTATCGCCAATTCCAATTCCTAATTTTTCTTGAATCAACACAACATTATTTTGAAGATTTATGTTGGAACCATTAAATTCAATAAGCTCAACTCCTGCGGTGTTAAAAAATTCAACACGCCCAGTACCATCATTTGTAATTATTTTTGTTGATTTTAAATGTAAATCACCAGTCATGTTTACATTACCTGTAAAAGTAGGGTTTGCTAATGGTGCTTTCTCTGCTTCTAACTCAGCAATTGCAGCATTTACATTTATAGCAGCAATATTTCCTGTTGCAGTTGAAACCACTTCCGCAGCTGTTTGGTCATCGGTTCCTGTTGCAGAATCTGCCCAACTTGCTATTCCATCTGCATCTGAAGTTAATACTTTACCAAGGCTTTGATTTCCATCTTTATATTGAAAACTTCCAACAATGTCTAAATCTGCTGAAGGAAATTGAGTTCCTATTCCAATAGGAACTGTAGAATATATTTTATCGTTTAAAGCAACAAGCTTATCAGCATTATTAACCCTTAATCTCAAAAAAGTAGCTGCTGATAATCGAGTGTCATTATTCCCAATAAACTTCAAATTATTTAGTGATGGATTTAAACTATTAACTAAACTGGTTGCTGTAACATTACCTGTAAATGTAGGACTAGCTGAGTTAGCTTTTAATCCTAAAGCAGTACTCGTTGCAGTTGAAACTGGTTTGTCTGCATCTGAAGTATTATCAACATTTGCTAATCCAACCATTGTTTTAGTTACACCTGTAACAGTTCCTGTAAATGCAGGGCTTGCTAATGGTGCTTTTAATCCTAAAGCCGTACTCGTTGCAGTTGATACTGGTTTGTTAGCATCTGAAGTATTATCAACATTTGCTAATCCAACCATTGTTTTAGTTACACCTGTAACCGTTCCTGTAAAAGTAGGGCTTGCTAATGGTGCTTTTAATCCTAAAGCCGTACTCGTTGCAGTTGATACTGGTTTGTTAGCATCTGAAGTATTATCAACATTTGCTAATCCAACCATTGCTTTAGTTACACCTGTAACAGTTCCTGTAAATGCAGGACTTGCTAATGGTGCTTTTAATCCTAAAGCCGTACTCGTAGCAGTTGATACTGGTTTGTTAGCATCTGAAGTATTATCAACATTTGCTAATCCAACCATTGCTTTAGTTACACCTGTAACAGTTCCTGTAAATGCAGGGCTTGCTAATGGTGCTTTTAATCCTAAAGCCGTACTCGTAGCAGTTGAAACTGGTTTGTTAGCATCTGAAGTATTATCAACATTTGCTAATCCAACCATTGTTTTAGTTACACCTGTAACAGTTCCTGTAAATGCAGGGCTTGCTAATGGTGCTTTTTCAGCTTCTAATTCTGCAATGGCTGCATCTACATTCGTAGCTGCAATATTTCCAGTTACTGTTGAAACCACTTCTGAAGCTGCTTGATCTGCAGTTGCACTTGTTTCAATACCATTTAACTTCGTTCTTTCAGTATCTGTAATAACTAAACCACTACCTGCATTTGTAATAGAGTTTGCAGCTGAAGCAACAAATACTGGATCAATTTCTGTTTGTATTGCACTATCAGCTGAATCCAAACTTGTATTTACACTTGGAGACAGTTTAGCTTCAGTAACTGCGCTGTTTTTAATATCTTGAGTTTCTATTGCTCCATTTGTAATTTCAGATGTTGTTATTGAGTCTGGTGCTAAATCATCTGCCGTAATAGTACTGTTTAAAATAGCATTAGTTGTAACAGCATTATTTGCAATATCACTAGAAGTAATAGTAGCATCTTTAATATCAATACTTTCAACAGAACCCTCAGCTAATTCCGATGTTGTAATTGCATCTGGTGCAATGTCTTGTGCTATAATAGAATCGTCTACAATAGTTCCAGCAACACCTCCTGATACTGAACTTGCAGCCATCATTGTGCTAGTAACTTGTCCAGCTCCAATAGTAGAAACTCCAGAAGCGAATGTTACATCTCCTGTTGTTGCATCTAATTTTGTTGAAACTCTTGCGTCTGTATAATAAAGGTTTGTTGCTTCTGCAACATCATCTGTATCTAAATTATCCACATTTGTTTGAACAGCATCGATATTAGTCTGTAATGTTGCATCTGCTGCATCACTAGCTGTTTCGTTTCCGTCTACATCAGTTTGTACAGCATCGATATTAGTTTGTAATGTTGCATCTGCTGCATCACTAGCTGTTTCGTTTCCGTCTACATCAGTTTGTACAGCATCAATATTAGTCTGTAATGTTACATTTGCTGCATCACTATCAGTTTCGTTTCCGTCTACATCAGTTTGTACAGCATCAATATTAGTTTGTAATGTTACATCTGCTGCATCACTAGCTGTTTCGTTTCCGTCTACATCAGTTTGTACAGCATCAATATTAGTCTGTAATGTTACATTTGCTGCATCACTATCAGTTTCGTTTCCGTCTACATCAGTTTGTACAGCATCAATATTAGTCTGTAATGTCACATTTGCTGCATCACTATCAGTTTCGTTTCCGTCTACATCAGTTTGTACAGCATCGATATTAGTTTGTAATGTTGCATCTGCTGCATCACTAGCTGTTTCGTTTCCGTCTACATCAGTTTGTACAGCATCGATATTAGTCTGTAATGTTACATCTGCTGCATCACTATCAGTTTCGTTTCCGTCTACATCAGTTTGTACAGCATCGATATTTGTCTGTAATGTTACATCTGCTGCATCACTATCAGTTTCGTTTCCGTCTACATCAGTTTGTACAGCATCGATATTAGTTTGTAATGTTGTATCTGCTGCATCACTAGCTGTTTCGTTTCCGTCTACATCAGTTTGTACAGCATCGATATTAGTTTGTAATGTTGCATCTGCTGCATCACTATCAGTTTCGTTTCCGTCTACATCAGTTTGTACAGCATCGATATTAGTTTGTAATGTTGCATCTGCTGCATCACTATCAGTTTCGTTTCCGTCTACATCTGCTTGAATTGCTGCATCTGCTGCATCACTAGCTGTTTCGTTTCCGTCTACATCAGTTTGTACAGCATCGATATTAGTTTGTAATGTTGCATCTGCTGCATCACTATTAGTTTCGTTTCCGTCTACATCAGTTTGTACAGCATCGATATTAGTTTGTAATGTTGCATCTGCTGCATCACTATCAGTTTCGTTTCCGTCTACATCAGTTTGTACAGCATCGATATTAGTTTGTAATGTTGCATCTGCTGCATCACTATCAGTTTCGTTTCCGTCTACATCAGTTTGTACAGCATCGATATTAGTTTGTAATGTTGCATCTGCTGCATCACTATCAGTTTCGTTTCCGTCTACATCAGTTTGTACAGCATCGATATTAGTTTGTAATGTTACATCTGCTGCATCACTATCAGTTTCGTTTCCGTCTACATCAGTTTGTACAGCATCGATATTAGTTTGTAATGTTACATCTGCTGCATCACTATCAGTTTCGTTTCCATCTACATCTGCTTGAATTGCTGCATCTGCTGCATCACTATCAGTTTCGTTTCCGTCTACATCAGTTTGTACAGCATCGATATTAGTTTGTAATGTTGCATCTGCTGCATCACTATCAGTTTCGTTTCCATCTACATCTGCTTGAATTGCTGCATCTGCTGCATCACTATCAGTTTCGTTTCCGTCTACATCAGTTTGTACAGCATCGATATTAGTTTGTAATGTTGCATCTGCTGCATCACTATCAGTTTCGTTTCCGTCTACATCAGTTTGTACAGCATCGATATTAGTTTGTAATGTTGCATCTGCTGCATCACTATCAGTCTCGTTTCCGTCTACATCAGTTTGTACAGCATCGATATTAGTTTGTAATGTTGCATCTGCTGCATCACTATCAGTTTCGTTTCCGTCTACATCAGTTTGTACAGCATCGATATTAGTTTGTAATGTTGCATCTGCTGCATCACTATCAGTTTCGTTTCCGTCTACATCAGTTTGTACAGCATCGATATTAGTTTGTAATGTTACATCTGCTGCATCACTATCAGTTTCGTTTCCATCTACATCTGCTTGAATTGCTGCATCTGCTGCATCACTATCTGCTGCATTTTGATCAACATCTGCTTGAACACCAGAAATAGCAGTTACCACTTCAGTGTTAGTAGCTAATCCTACAGTTCCTGCTAAAGCATCGTTATTGCTAAGTGTAATATCTGCAAGATTTAAATCTTCGTTATGTACTTGACCATTAGCAATAATAGAGCTATTTACTGCTCCAGAAGCCATTTTAGGAGTAGAAACTGCTCCATCTTG includes these proteins:
- a CDS encoding hemagglutinin protein, producing MKTTLKVIFCLFFCFSQAQSIERQVIGVSGETLSNGTVSLDFTVGELAVTSITNGTTTLNQGFHQPNIVLGIKVNTIAFLQGALLNSTNGLMRDDLRAGFLPTTSPYSDTLTCVPSVFNTGGTSGTGLDTDDIVDWIFVELRDENDNINVIANQSALLQRDGDIVSVDGISDLEFNVAAKNYYVVVKHRNHLGIMTANTVALSSTLLTVDFTDANNQVTFGTNAQTTFGMPSGVVALWAGDTNGDGRLNYSGTFSDIPSIRSHVFNDPNNSVFGGPPAATYQSIGYFGTDVNMEGLTVYSGANSDVPNIRNNIFNNSSNSVFGGPPAATYVFIQQLPGGAN